One region of Bacterioplanoides sp. SCSIO 12839 genomic DNA includes:
- a CDS encoding Ig-like domain-containing protein gives MRSLLALSIASLSACGGGGGGGGGETPSNNAPNITGDSLNTREDSTLNHTVSASDADGDNLTFAIQSDPIHGDVSISSLGLLTYTPSENYHGDDQLTVSVSDGQQTSSAVFSIDVLSVNDLPVLHENSASLTLNEDTPISTSLIASDVEGESLSYSLITPASKGIFDLNSQGNVTYTPNENENGNDTATIAISDGEDLVQAEILITINPVNDAPELADTPLTINLDEDTSSTLQLQASDAENSDLTYSVVTQTNKGTIDISNSGMITYIPDLNANGNDQAFIAVSDGDLSAITDIQITINPVNDAPEFNQLVPVTADLNTDISGSVSATDADQDDLTFSLTGSLPSQVSFTIQANGQYSFKNESTIKSPIEIELEVSDGTLTNTGSLYFTANTDPLYSQQWHMHNIAQTAFSNTGGTAGHDINIGSLHHAGKTADIINIAVVDSGLEIAHEDLVNNVLAGRSYDFKNDDADPTPATVGGDHGTSVAGLIAAEGFNGKGGRGVAPDANLMGFNWLETQQFSQWIEAQGGSKSNDAHIINESYGATPIAPLSFEELGTQAEEAHYQNTLSNNNDRGVLFVKAAGNSFGEIQTGIRGIEVILTEYAYDGSGPKLSASMAGNEPMSSSFYQTVISALNADADNPLSSYSSIGSSVWVSAPGGEYGQDAPAMITTDLEGCGRGYANASQSGFNGGNSDNQDCHYTSTFNGTSSAAPVASGVAALVMQANDQLTWRDVRHILASTAKKIDDDFQPITVQNDQQTLTVEPGWVKNDAGYNFHNWYGFGMVDAEAAVRMAEQSNYQLLSPLQETAFIASADISEVTIPENNTGVEKTVSVTEDITVESVQIKVSIEHRRDNDIMIEVESPSGTRSVVQQPRSLLIADRIDTTTEFNNTVLLSNAFYGEPSSGDWKIKVTDTNSGDFFFYGYNATTRQITRYRETNNVDAGKLTKAELKIYGH, from the coding sequence ATGCGGAGCCTGTTGGCTTTATCGATCGCATCGTTATCTGCCTGTGGTGGCGGTGGCGGTGGTGGTGGCGGTGAAACACCGTCAAACAATGCACCAAACATCACCGGTGATTCTCTGAATACCCGCGAAGACAGCACACTGAACCATACGGTAAGCGCATCGGATGCAGACGGTGATAATCTGACATTCGCGATCCAAAGCGACCCCATCCATGGTGATGTCAGTATCTCATCTCTGGGCTTACTGACTTATACACCCTCAGAGAACTACCATGGTGATGATCAATTAACCGTATCAGTTTCGGATGGACAGCAGACGTCTTCCGCTGTTTTTTCCATTGACGTTTTATCCGTTAATGACCTGCCTGTTCTCCATGAGAACTCAGCTTCTTTAACTCTGAATGAAGATACACCAATCAGCACTAGCCTTATCGCTTCAGACGTAGAAGGTGAATCACTCAGCTACTCCCTGATTACGCCAGCTAGTAAAGGGATATTCGACCTGAACAGCCAAGGCAATGTTACCTATACCCCCAATGAAAATGAAAATGGTAACGATACAGCCACTATTGCAATTAGCGATGGAGAGGATTTGGTACAGGCTGAGATTCTGATTACCATTAATCCGGTAAATGATGCCCCAGAGTTAGCTGATACACCATTAACAATAAACCTGGATGAAGATACCAGCAGCACTCTTCAACTACAGGCATCCGATGCTGAAAACTCTGATTTAACATATTCAGTGGTCACTCAAACGAATAAAGGGACAATTGATATTTCTAATTCAGGAATGATCACTTACATCCCTGACCTGAATGCAAACGGCAATGATCAGGCCTTCATTGCAGTTAGTGATGGTGATTTATCGGCCATCACTGACATACAAATTACAATTAACCCCGTAAATGACGCACCCGAATTTAATCAGTTAGTCCCTGTCACTGCTGATCTTAATACAGATATCAGTGGTTCAGTGTCAGCAACTGATGCAGATCAGGACGACCTGACTTTCAGTCTGACAGGTAGCTTGCCTTCTCAAGTAAGTTTCACTATCCAGGCTAATGGACAGTACAGCTTTAAAAATGAATCGACTATCAAAAGTCCGATTGAGATAGAACTAGAAGTTTCCGATGGGACACTCACCAATACCGGCTCACTTTATTTTACCGCCAATACTGACCCTCTGTATTCACAACAATGGCATATGCATAACATTGCACAGACTGCTTTTTCGAACACGGGTGGCACAGCTGGCCACGATATTAATATCGGTAGCCTTCATCATGCTGGCAAAACCGCAGATATCATTAATATCGCTGTTGTAGATAGTGGACTTGAAATTGCTCACGAAGATTTGGTTAACAACGTTTTGGCAGGCCGCTCTTACGATTTTAAAAATGATGATGCTGACCCGACACCAGCGACCGTTGGTGGTGACCACGGAACTTCTGTTGCCGGGTTAATCGCTGCAGAAGGCTTCAACGGTAAAGGTGGCCGTGGTGTTGCTCCAGACGCTAATCTGATGGGTTTCAACTGGCTGGAAACACAGCAGTTTTCTCAGTGGATTGAAGCCCAGGGCGGAAGCAAAAGTAATGATGCCCATATTATTAACGAAAGTTATGGTGCAACTCCCATTGCGCCGTTGAGCTTTGAAGAGCTGGGAACACAAGCTGAAGAAGCGCACTACCAAAATACATTGAGCAATAATAACGACCGTGGTGTTTTATTTGTTAAAGCAGCAGGTAATTCATTTGGTGAGATTCAAACAGGCATCAGAGGAATTGAAGTTATTTTGACCGAATATGCCTATGATGGAAGCGGCCCTAAATTAAGTGCATCTATGGCAGGCAATGAGCCTATGTCTTCCAGTTTTTATCAAACTGTGATTTCTGCACTGAATGCCGATGCAGATAATCCATTATCGTCATATTCCTCTATTGGGTCGTCCGTGTGGGTATCCGCCCCTGGTGGTGAGTATGGACAAGATGCGCCGGCAATGATCACAACCGACCTGGAAGGTTGCGGCCGTGGTTATGCAAATGCATCACAAAGCGGCTTTAATGGTGGCAACAGCGATAACCAAGACTGCCATTACACCTCTACATTTAACGGTACTTCATCAGCCGCTCCGGTTGCTTCAGGTGTCGCCGCGTTAGTCATGCAAGCTAATGATCAACTCACCTGGCGTGATGTGCGCCATATCCTGGCATCAACGGCAAAGAAAATTGATGATGATTTCCAACCGATTACCGTTCAAAACGACCAGCAAACACTAACAGTAGAACCTGGTTGGGTTAAAAATGATGCTGGCTATAACTTCCATAACTGGTATGGCTTCGGCATGGTAGACGCAGAAGCTGCAGTCCGAATGGCTGAGCAAAGTAACTATCAGTTATTATCACCACTGCAAGAAACGGCATTTATTGCTTCTGCCGATATCAGTGAAGTCACCATTCCGGAAAATAATACTGGTGTAGAAAAAACCGTGTCAGTAACTGAGGACATCACTGTCGAATCCGTACAAATCAAAGTATCTATCGAGCACCGACGTGACAACGATATTATGATTGAAGTTGAATCGCCGTCAGGAACCAGATCTGTTGTTCAGCAGCCAAGAAGTTTGTTGATTGCAGACCGTATTGATACGACGACGGAGTTTAATAACACTGTTCTGTTATCAAACGCTTTTTATGGTGAGCCAAGTTCTGGTGATTGGAAAATTAAAGTAACTGATACCAATAGTGGTGACTTCTTCTTCTACGGTTATAACGCGACGACCCGCCAGATAACAAGATACAGAGAAACAAACAATGTCGATGCAGGCAAGCTAACCAAAGCCGAACTAAAAATTTACGGACATTAA